In Syntrophomonas wolfei subsp. wolfei str. Goettingen G311, a single window of DNA contains:
- a CDS encoding PaaI family thioesterase, whose amino-acid sequence MQNQGIDEELFRHIADSIGDTPYYKLLGIQVINIGPGLAEMSVTVDLKHTNPLGVTHGGLMMSLADAAMGNAIRSLGIKAVTVDCSTGFIASAQQGETVIARGEVLRAGKNMLFAQAEVRAGNRLLSNSKASYFKTGEIDLNN is encoded by the coding sequence ATGCAAAACCAGGGTATTGATGAGGAGTTGTTTCGTCATATTGCAGATTCAATTGGTGATACTCCCTATTACAAACTGCTGGGCATCCAGGTCATCAACATTGGCCCAGGTTTAGCTGAAATGTCGGTAACGGTTGATCTCAAACATACCAACCCTTTGGGGGTTACGCATGGGGGCTTAATGATGTCCTTGGCGGATGCCGCTATGGGCAATGCCATACGGAGCCTGGGTATCAAAGCAGTAACGGTAGATTGTTCCACGGGCTTTATCGCCTCAGCCCAGCAGGGGGAAACGGTAATTGCGCGCGGAGAAGTGTTAAGAGCGGGGAAAAACATGCTTTTTGCTCAGGCGGAAGTACGCGCGGGCAATCGACTCCTATCCAACAGCAAGGCCAGCTATTTTAAGACTGGAGAAATAGATTTGAATAACTAA
- a CDS encoding DUF3343 domain-containing protein codes for MSNELLRSNNYALLTFASTSHALKAEKLLKSRQADFLVIPTLREISTSCGLSIKIAPANLLDYYNYLSGNKVLIEGTYQVAKEGKKNRVEQIQV; via the coding sequence TTGAGCAATGAGCTTTTAAGAAGCAATAATTATGCATTGCTGACCTTTGCCTCAACTTCCCATGCTTTAAAAGCTGAGAAGCTTTTGAAGTCCCGTCAGGCGGATTTTCTGGTAATTCCAACTTTACGCGAGATATCCACCAGTTGTGGGTTATCCATAAAAATTGCCCCGGCCAATTTGCTCGATTATTATAATTACCTGAGTGGCAATAAGGTGCTTATTGAGGGGACATACCAGGTAGCAAAAGAGGGCAAAAAAAACCGGGTGGAGCAGATTCAAGTATGA